CTCCGTCCAGTACGCgactgttgttgctgtgtcGCCGATGTCATCTCTGAAGACGGAGAGAAGAAACAGGCAGTCTGGGATTTGAAACGGATACCTCCGCTGCCCCCGCCTGGATTGAAAACAGAGAACCCGCTTGGGAGGATCTTGCGATCCATGATACGAGAGCGCGGCCGCTCTTTCGATGCCGTTTCTATAATTCTTGCCCTGTCCatattttttctttgctcACTGATCTAGGCTGCTTGTTGTGGATGCTGGTGGCTGATTtcccctttcgataattacTGGTGCTGTTGTCGTCAGGGCTGGGCCGGGCCTGGGCTTTCCTAGTCTGTGGTTCGTTTGCTTGGAACTGTGCCATGGCTTGTGGATTTGACGTGAAGTGGCTCCGAGGCTCAGGTGAGAGATATGTGAGGAAAGGGTGAAAAGGCCAAATAAATCAACCTTGGCTTgaaggggaaaaagaaaaaaatgttACAAAGGCACAGCAACTCATCAACGGTCCATGTCATTCACTAGACGATTCGGAGCATACACAGTTTGATCAAATGGAATAAAACATGTAAGAAATTATTTCGTCAAGTCATGAGCCGTCGTCACCTGAAATCCCTATATGTACCTAAtatcaaaaacaaaaaaaagaaagatccTTCATCAAAGACATTTTGTAAAACCGTTAAGCCAGAAAAACCCCCCTACCCAAAAACCTGTAAGCTAACAAACGAAAGACATGAAAATTATGTatccaaaaacaaaagaataaaacaaagagaagaaaacgaGTGTTTATTCGCACATTGTAACAAAAGTATTGGCAGTCAAGACCTCCGTGCATTCACCTACTGATAATCAGGGGGACCAGAGCCGAGTTGCTGTCCATGCTCTGATGGCTATGCGCTATGGAGACGGAGCTCTTGGTCCCAAAGAACAACCCTTCCCGGAGTCGGAACCCCATAAGCCCAGATGGAGGTGGGAGGTTGCCACCGGTGCCACTGCTCCGACGCGTCACATCCCCGGCGCACCGCACAGCCGGGGAGGGATGCGATGACATACCGCTGCCTTTACAGAATTCGCGCGTGAGCTTGGACATGACAGCCGCCTTGGCCTTTTGTAACGCCGACGTGCGCGCATCGGCGTCCTCGGCTAGACGCCGGTGCGCCTCCTCCTGCTCGAGATTTCGCTGCACCGGCGAGAGCCCGTCATGGTGGTCGTCAAAATAGTCCATGGCCCGCGCACCGTTCCAGCCTGGCGTGCTGCTCGCAGGTGGGGACTTGATGGTCGCAGACGGCGACGAGCCTGGGGAGCACGGGTCGTATACAGTCGGCTTGAGGAGAAGCATGGATGGCAGTGGCTCTCGAGACAGCATAGGGGCAGATATGTTGAGGTTACGTGGAGACAGGGCAGGCGAGGAACGCAGGGACAGCGGGCTCTTTGGACACTCAACCTCATCGCCCTCGGCCAGGATGACTTCGGGCATCATCATGGGCGGTGGCGTCTGCGGGGGTCGCAGGTGATCTTCACGCTTGAGTTTCCTTTGGGTGCGTTTTTCGGGGGGTGATGGAGATCTATGACGGCCATGACTGCGATCGCTGGCCTCGTAACGGTCCCTCTCgcgtttctcttttttcttcttttcggaATCTCGCTCGCGTGCCTTGTCGCTGTCATCCGCAACGTCCCGATGCTTGCGTCTAGGGTGTCGTCGGCGCTGGGTCTCCGTCTCGGTATCATCATCCTCCCGCGTGCTTGGCTTGCGACGGCGGCGTATGCGCTTCTTTTGCAGCTTGGTACTGAAGGACAAGCTGGCCTCCTTGGCGGCCGCAATGTCTAAAGCCAGCCCGTCATCGTCTTCGTAatcttcttcatcctcctcctggattgTGGGAGTGGAAGTGATGTTCCGGGCTGGCATTTTGGCTAGGCCTTCGAATCCTGGCAGGTCATCACTGTCGCCATGGAGACCAAGGTAGCTCTCCAGGCCCTCAAAATCAAGGTCCAGCAGCTCCCTAGATGCTGCTGCCACAGCCGCCGACGGCGACGAGAGCTCGTGGTCATCACCGGGGGGTTTGCCACcccggggcggcggcgtcgtagGCATTCCAAAAACACTTCCACTACCCCAGGGCTGGAGGTCACCGCTTCCAAGTGAGTGACACGACCAGGCGCCACTGCCGCGTTGACTGGTTTGGTCCATGAGGGGCGCAAGAGCATCGTcccagctgccgccgccaatgAGCGCGACGTTCTCAAAGTCAAAATCGCGAACGGATCTCTGGTGAGTTCGAACTAGGGTCGAGGTTTGAGCGGCACTCATGGTTGCGTTGCGAATTGTCAGCTGTTTAAGCCTGGGAAATGCGATGGGCTTGCGTCCGGGGCACGGCGGCAGCGGACTCATGGGAGATGTGACCTCATTGaacagctttttggagctgCGCGGGGGAGCAAACAAGGGGTCGCCTGATAGTGCAACTGGGCATGGTCCTTTGCGGCCGAGCCATGTGAAGGAGAATTTTGACAGGTTCGGGGCAAGATGACGGATGTAATCCTCGATCATCTTTAGGTGGTCGAGCCCAGGTGACGGGCCGTAAAAGTCCCATGAGTCGACCTGCATGTAGAGCTTCCGGATCTGGCGCCACCTACGGCTAGCCGAAGGGAGGCAGCCAAACCCAGGGGCGTGTCTGAGGTATATGAAGGCGGAAGGGTGGACAGACGAGAGCGTGAGCTTGTTCAGTTTATCCAGGGGTGCACGCTCTATGGAAATGCGGAGGCTGATGAGAGCATAGTCCACAATATCGCGCCTGTAACGCTCTCTGGCGTCCTGACCGGGGCAGCGGATTGTCAGATGACGCATATTGGGCAGGTGCTTGAAGGCGTTGATAAAGGACGGCACATTGGTGGCAGAGTGAAACAGGGGAGGGTACTGCTGAGTGAGCACATCGCCGAGGCCGGAGTTGCCATACTTTGGCCTGCTCAGGGAAGAAGCCATATGGGTGTAGGGCGTATAGAGAAAGCTGATCTCGTGGCCCGTGACTGGGTGTACCAGAGGGGGCAGGAAGGTACCTTCAGAGTGGGCAAAAGTAAAAGTCAGGTGCTGGATGTGGTGTCCGATCCTCGACAAGGCCTGAATCCTTGAGGCCTTGGTGAAGGAGTTGGCCGTGAACGTCAGGTGGGTTCGAAGGAAGAGGCGCTTGGTAACGAGGTTGCAGCAGGCCGAGTTGGCGAGTCTGAGAGAGCATACATCTTGCTTGGGTAGAAGCTCGTAGATGCCTTCGAGGATGCGCTCCTCCTGCCAGAGGCAGTAGAATGCTTGTGGTCCTTGTGCCATGGTGACTGCAACATGTCGCTGTGCTGTGTGGCTCTTGGGGACGTTGTGGCTGGTTGCGAGGTTGTTATGATTGCTGTCGCTGGCTGACTATGAAGCCGGTATATATCGTTTGGTGAGGCCTAGACCAGATAGTCTAGTTTTAGGTGTGGATGGAAGGCTGCTTCGAGTGATATACCAAAAGAGGCATGGGAAGTATCAGGCTGAAGTCACAAATAAAATACAGACATCAAAGTTTAAATAATGCTGTGATACTTGGGACAAGGCCAAAGTCGACGAGGCCATGAGAAGCGGTGAGAAAGAGCCCAAAGACAAGGTTGTGTCAAAAGAAGTGGATGAGACTAAGGCATATGTGACTCTTTGATTGACGAGGGCGCCAAAACTCGACACTTGATTGAAGGATATACTCGGTTGACAACTGTTCAATGTGGATAAAAATAGGTAAATGTGAGTTTCCAATATCAAGGAAACATTCgactaaacaaaaaaaagaagacgacAGCAGCCAGTTAGTTATATCAGAACAGTTGGACCAGAGTCGGTAGTTTAGTGATCCGCACGACTAGAGCCGGCTAATaccgtgttttttttttttaaaaaaaaaaacctttttCATTGTCATGGTTCGTTCATCCATCCTCCATGGCTTCCCAACGCCTAGGTTGCATGGTTTTCCCAACTCCCGGCGCCATTGTCCTGGTGCGATTGCTTGGGCTCCTCTCCGTGTCTCCCCAGAACTGCAGGTGCCAGGACTGAGTGGTGGTGGATGAGTGACTCACAAATCCATAAAACCCGCCCTGGCACATTTGCATGCTGTGGTCCTGCAGGCTAACGCGGGGGAAACAGCCACtggttttcttctttttcttgggaGCACCAACAAGTCGCGAGCGCGCCGACCGTGTCAGAGGCTCCTTACTGGTCAGACTGCTGCAAGGCTAGACTGGGGGGTTGCCATATTTTGTCGGGATCTCTGTGGGTTTGGTCTCTTTGACTGGCCAGAGATGTTTTCGACATAGTCGGTTTGCTGCAAGCCGGGGTGGCTGGTGTGAATCTTTCGTCCTACGGCTGGTAGCACAGCTCCGCGCTCGTGCAGATGCGGGGTCGCAAGCGCATCTTGGCGTGCGTCTGCGGCGGTGATTGGTTAAGGGTCTCCCGAGCCAAACGCCAAATTGACACGCTCCATTGGTAGGGGCGGGCTTTGGCGCGTTTCCTCTCCAGTCAGTTGTTTACTGTCTGCGAAACAAGCGCCATGCTCCCTTCTTATTTTGGCTCGCTCAGGTACAACGGATTCCGTACCTGACCAGACCAGACCAGACTGAGACCTGACCAGACCCACATAGCATGCGTGGGCATACTCAGTAggtagaagaagaagaagaaaaaagtaacgtcCGTTCAGTGGGGATCTAAGTACGGAGTAGAAGTCCTGGCCTCGAGATCGGGCCGCTTCTTTGCTGGCCATCGGGTAATTATCGTTTTAGTGGTGTTGGCTCCCGACCTAAAAGTCAGCCAACGTGGCATCTTTTGCAAGCCTAGTAGATCTTGATAATCCATCTTGCCTTCGGCCCAGACTGTATATTCCTTCATATCTTTATGAAGTTCGAAGCAAGGCCCGGGCCTTACTATCGGTTGAATTCGTCAAAAGTATGAACAGGGCGTGTTTGAGACGGTGGGGAAAGCAAAAGACAAGCGCGATGCCGACGAGACGAAAACGCGACAACAACGCGTCCTGAAAAAGATGAGGTCGAATCAGACAACATCAAAGTCGCGAGGGGCAACCCAGAGCAAGAAGACGCGGACACACAGCCTTTTAAATGGACCGATTTCGAACCAGCCTTGCCGATAGGTAATAGTACCCCTCTCTTGCAAAATGCCTCACAATAGGAAGGCCATGGTAGGTATCCTATTGGTCCGCGTTCCGATGGAGACAAGAACCACCCCGACACTCGACAGCCTGTCGTTTCTAGGCAGAAAGGCCGGCAGATACATATCCTATCCGTCTTGAATAGGCGCCGTTTCAGATGCTGGGCTTATTCTTTGCTTACCTGGTTCACACTTTGGTTTCCAAGTACGCATATCAAGTCATGTTTTACCAAAGGTAATAACAGAATAATTCGGCGGTGCCTACATAGTAAGCGACTGCTTGCCTATACCCGAGAGCTGAGATCACTAGCCAGTGTCTGTTACCTGTCTAGTCCAGAAATCGTATGAATGGGAGACAAGAGTCACAGCATGTCATTGCACTTTTACCAGCAATTCAAGCCCAATGGTTACAAATTTTTGCAGCTACACAATCCACGAGGGTCAGCGCAATCGCTGTAGAGACATCCGAAAGTACAAACCCACAACCAAAGCTAGCTCAATCATGATTTCGGAGCTTGATGACCAAAACTTAGTGGTCAACCTCTTCCCCCTCTCCGCAACATGCCAAAACAGATCACCGTCCTGGAAGTTCTCGATCTGATCTGAACCACAAAATTGTCATTTCTTGTTCGCGTGCAATGGCACTTTTGGGCCTTCTGGACGGGACACTGTTTCTGATTTTGACATATAACAGTACATGTCAGCATTTCCTTCTAAGAAAGCGCGCTTAAAGGATCTACCTCAAATTCCATTGACCATGGCTGCAATACAACTAGCCGAGGGACGCAAGAGTTGGTAGTAGTATACTTCGATGTCATGGGTGTATTCCATCTCGTGCTCTTGAGAGCCTTTGTGTACTCCTCGCACCAGTTGACTGCGGCCCGATGGGACCAAAAGGAATACTGTTATAGGCTTCTGTCTAAGATTCGTACCAGGAATGATAATATGCTGCTCGCAACCAGCATTCTTGCGCGATACTGAATGCCAGTAGATCATGCAATAGGAGGCAGACAGGCGAAACTGCAGGGGACCATATACCCAAGATATCAGATAACAGGGCAGGAACAACTTCTCACAGCAGCATGATGGCAAAGGTGATTGTTTGTCAATGTTTGATTAGTCGATCAAAGCTAGACCATACTACCATACTACTTCTTCCCCATTAGCATCTCCCGCAGAATCCGAATCTCCTCATCCCGCTTCGCAAGCTGCAACTTGAGGTCATCCCGCTCCTTGGAAATCTCGGCGACGCAATCTTCAAGTTCCGAGATGCGATCGACCTTCTTTTGACGATACTTGGCAGCCGCGGCGTTGTTGCGACGCCGCTTGTCCGCcaagatttcgtcttcattTTCTTCAGGAGTGGCCTGCGCATCGCGCGTCCGTTTCCGACCAGCGACCGAGGTCTTGACTGAGAAAACGGACATCGCGGGGGCCATCTTGTCCTTGGTAACCTTCTTCTTGTTGTCCGTACCGCCGGCAGACTTGTTCTCACGAGCATGGTGAGACTTGTTGGTAGCTGGGGCGTCACCAAACTCGCTGCTGGCAAACTCCTTCGGACTAAGAGAGGAGACGCTAGAAGCAAGCGAGGGCGTGTCCAGAGTCAAGAAGGAGTCGACAGGGCTGACAGAAGATGAGTGTTGTTGAATGGTGGGGAAGAGTGAAATTTCAGAAGCGATAGACGGGTCCAGGATGAGTGTCGGGTCCCAAAATGAAGGGTCCAGAATGGCAGTGTCAACTGCTGTGGTGATTGAAGAGTCTTGTTGCAGATGACTGTGATTGTCGGCGTCTTGGTTGAACTGGTGGAAATCAAAAGAGGTAGTAGCAGGTTCGAGTGAGAGCGATTGGGCAACAAAGTCGTCCAAGGTCAAGCCGCCAACTCCCACCGACTGGTAGTGCGCGTCGTGGATCAGGCTAGCAAGACCGGAAACGTCTTCTGCTGATGTCGGAACCGAGGAACACTGCCAGGAGGGTGGGGATGGCGGCTGCAGGATCGCCTCGTCTAATAGATCATTTTGGTGTTTTGGGTGGTTTAGGCTTGGCGTATGCCAATTAGTTGTTGAGGGTGAATCGAGACATGGCCAACTGTTACTGTCGACGATGTGCTCGTGTGCAGGCACGAAGTAGGCGGGGTGGCCTCAAGTAGATCTGAGGCCCAAAGTTTGGGTCTAAGGGAGAAGCGTGATGGCGGGCGTACAAAGGCCCTGGAGAAATGTCGCGATGTTCGTCGTCTATCGTCACAAGCTGACCGGCTCGATGGTGAATAGGGGATCAAGAATGAACCAGAATGGCGGGGTGGCGACTCATTTAATACCTCAGGACGCCTGCTGGCGAGATTCGGAATTGGGCCCGCTCGACAAAGGGAGCCTGTCCAATCAGAGGAAGTAGAAAGCATGGCTTGCTGCGCATAAGATTTGAGCCGCGGCTATGTTTTGACATCTGTTAGGGGGGTACCTTGCAATCTTCCTGCTCGCGGCGTCATCTACGCTAATTTTTCGTACCTCGATAACGGTCCCGCATTCACCGACGAATGGCTAAGTATGATTCACAATGAATACTTCCACATTTGGTTAGTGGACTCTCCAGAGTTGGCATCATCGTCGCATCGCAGCGAATGGGCAATGAAACGAAACCCACACATCCACGCTAATTAAACATACGAAGTTGCAGACAGAACACTTTGTACGATTACAGTAGGTAGCTTGGTAGGCAGAATCGAAGGCACCAATAACAGAATGCATGAAAGTTGCCCAGAACTGGCGATAACGGGCTTACTTCGTTCAAAGTATTTCCGTTTCGCCTTGGAAGAACCGTCAATTGACTCAATGCGCACGCCAGCCCCCCACGGGTCTCCGGGATTAAACCGGTTCTGTGAGTGTGAGAATGTGTTCACCCGCGCCATGCATGCAAGTAAGAAGTAAATGTTGTCCAAAGTTGAACCTCCTTTGGCTGTGTTATCAGTAGCATATTCGAAGCAGCCGCTTTTTTGTCCGTGGGGGCAGCAGCCTCAAGGATTTTGCTGGTCCGGAAAACCAAGTCGTCTCGGGAATATTTGAAGGTGGCTGGCGGCCCAGCTGACTGCGCAACTGTGAACTGTTAAACTAGGCTCtagctagaactagacttaGTCGTTTGTGGGATAAGATTCCAACCCCTTGCTGCTGAAGGTCCCCCGGTCTGAACAAGAGAGCTGTCAGCAAAGCGACGAGTGGATTCCTCCCGACAGGTCGGACAGGGGGAAAGGCTGGTGCTCCGCCACCCGTCAACCAATTGCCAAGACTCGACGATTAAACGCCGACAACAACATCTGTCTGGGGAAATTGAAGTGCACGCTGGTTGGTTTCTATGGGCGTACTGGCAGGTGCCGTCTTTTCCAGGCgtgtttattttttattttttttatttttttttatttttttatcaaaaaaaaaaagaaaaagcacgAAAAGTCCACCTTGGTAACTTGACTCTATCTTGCATCCTTTTCGAAGTGAGATAAATTGAAAGAGCATTATAACGTACAGTACATATGTTAACCTGTCTGTCATAACAATGGGTTGGACAGATAAACCCAAAATTAAGACAAAGATGACCGCAGTGATTACTGGGCGACCCACTCAAAAATCGCCCAACCCTTGCTCTTACTAGCTGTGCTTAGGCGGCCCAGTGTCTTTGGTCGCGTCAGCAAGCTCTCTCTTCTTCGCGCCAGAACTGTCGTCCACAAGCTAATTAGCTTCCTAGCAAGCTGCTTGCTTAGCCACCGATAAATCTTCTTTTGGATCGTTGCCAAGACGCCTACGCCTTTTCTGGCTCCGATACAGTACTCGGCGCTCCTTCAACGCAGTAAGGACAGGGTTCGAATACACTAAATGTCGACACCCAGTACTGTCGTCGGTCTCGGCGTCAGGTTGCAGGCTCCAGGAAAGCACCGTAGTTTGTGGTTTGTGAGACCGCAGCATGTTGGCTGCTGCGGTATCTGAGGCTTGTGCAAAGAATTGAGGGCCATGAATAATTTACAAATAACGGAGCGGGTGCTCTCTGTGTCGTTACTTTCGgaaatcatcatcatcatcatcatcatcatcatcatcatcaactTCATCTCTTCTCTTCGCATCTTCACCACTCCTCTGTCATTCGGCTGAAACAGCTTGATACTTCTCGGTGTCTATTTCACACTTGCGCCTATCTTGATATACTATTTGTCTATTAGTCCTCACACACAATATAACGACTGACCTTACACCCACAGCCCGACTCAACTAACGCCCGAGCTATAGCCATTCTTGCTGATATCCCACTAATAGGACGCACTTATCGTTCAACCAAGTTACCCACTCACAGCGAAAGGAAGACTGACAAAACAAGCTCTGTAACTCTTTTTCTTATTACTCACAGAAACAGTTTCAAAATGAAGTGCACAACAGCCGCCGCCCTGGTCTGCCTCGTCGCCTCCGCCGCAGCCGCACCGACTCCTAAGCCGTTCATCCCCCCTAGCGACTTGTTCAAAGGCTTTAATCAGTTCAATGGGGAATCGGTCTACAATGGCTTGTTCAACAAGGACGGGCCGAGCAAGGATAAGTCCAAGGAATTCGACCAAAAGAAGGCTACGGTGAAGCCGTACAAGTACGAAGACGCCCTCAAGTGGGACGGCTCTGGATCCGAACCCTACGACTGGGGATTCAACTGGAGCCGCCGCCCCTTTAGGAACGGCTTCCCGGGCGAGAGCACGGAGGAccagaagaaaaaggaggaggagcgcaagaagaaggacgaAGAGGAGCGCAAGAAGGACGAAGAGCGCAAAAagaaggaggaagaggagcgcaagaagaaggaagaaGACGAGAAGAACAAGGACAACAAGGACAACAAGGGCGACTGGAAGATCAAAAACTTCAACCGCAAATGCACTAAtggcggcaacggcaacgACGAATCAAAGGATAAGGACTGCACAATCAGGTTCGAGATTGAACAGCCCGGAAAGTCCACGAGCAAGTGCGAGTACAAGATTGACAGCTTGCGCGCGTCCATCTCGAACCACAAGTGCAACGACAACGGCAACGAGTACAACATCGGCGCCCAGTGGAGCGACTTCTTCGGCCCCGACAAGGGCTTCACCACCCTCTCGGTCGTCGACCAGAAGAACAAGCGCATCGTCTGGCCCGCTTACTCTGACACAGAGCTCAAGAACGGCCAGAACTTCAGCCCCGACAAGACCTACAAGTCTCAAGAGGTTCCTAAGTGAGCGGTTTGGTAGCTAttcgttttcttttctttttttctctcttacATTTCCCCTGTTATATGACCCGGTTTTCCTTTGTAAATCTTTACTTTGCTTTTTGATAGCGGACCTACTAGTTTTTTGGGGAGTTTCATAAATGGCAATTAGCTTACGGCGTTGGGGCGAAAAAGGCGGCTCTGTCATGATTGAGAGGGGCCTAGCTTGCAAAATATACTGTACTTTCTTCACCTGTTCATCCTCTCCAACTGTAGGATTGCATTCATGACAGCCCAAAGGTTGCTGCCAGAGACGAACGAGTACAGTTTATTTCTAACCAAAAGTCCATTTACCGCTCAAAGCTTGGTGTCAAAAACTAAAGCCAAAGTCTCCTTTGAGACTCCAGGGCCCCTTTACACGCACCACACCGACCTCATCGTCATATATCATTCCCGGCAAGCCAGAGCCCTTCTTTTGCCCAAGCACCAGGACCTCCTCCACAACAAGCTCGGTATCAAAGCCCCATTTACCCGACGCAGCAAACCGCGTCCCATCCCAGGAGAAGGCAACCTCGGTGACTTCATCCCTGGGATCGACACTGTCCCCGTCATCCAGATACAGACtcccggcggcggtgccgtcCAGCCCTGGAGCAACAACGATGACAAAATTCTCCTTGCGCAGCTCGGCCGTCGTATTGGCCGTGCCATGCTCCCGGAGAGGCAGAATTCTGCCGCCACGGATGTGCACGGGAATCTCATCCCAGCCGACATTTTCCTTTGCGACCACCCGACCCCGTCCACGTTCCTTCTTGAGCGTCCAAAAGTCGTAAAAGATGTCGTCGGGAAGGTAAAAGTCCAACCTTGTTGCTCCTTCTTCCACAACGGGCGATATTAGGACCTCAGCCCCCGGGCCGAGGAACCACTGCGTTTCGACAGCAACCGCATCACTGTCATCGGGGTAGACATAAAATATAGGCCTGACAACTGGCTCCCCCGAGGCTGTCTGAGACCTCACGCCCGTGTAGAGCAGGTCAAGAAGCCGGTAACGGGCGCGGATCGCCTTCCTAGCGGTGGCGGCCACACTCTCCCAGAGGTAGAACTCCTGATGAGGAGAGCCAAGGTCGGCATGGTTCCTGAAGAAGGGCTGGAATGCGGCAGCGAGGGTCCATCGCTGGCACATgcgctcctcggcctcgccgTTGAAGCCACAGACGTCCGATCCAACGACTGGCATGTTTTGTAACGCGGCCGCAGCCAGCATGTGCAGAATCGAGATGCGGAGGTCTCGCCACGTGGACACATTGTCACCGAACCAGTGGGCAACCTGGTGACCGGCCCCTGCGAAGGCGGATCGCGTGAGAACAAAGGGGCGGCGCGTCGGGTTGCGAGTAGCCAGGGCTTTGCGGGTTGTAAGTGCCATGGTGCCGCCGTAAAAGTTGTGGGTATCGTACTGAGATGAGCCGTCATAGTTGCTGATGTTTGTGTATAGTGTGCCGTCTGATATATCGCCGCGCCGGTTTTGGATCTTGTACTTGGGATAGAACAGATCGCGGTCCGGGAGGCCCTTCATTTCCGCTACCACATTGTCACGGCGGCGGAGTTCGGGGATCGAGTTGTCCGCATGCATGCTGTCAACACGAGTTATGGATTCGATCTTGATGCTACGGCTACTGCCATTGTAATCCGGCTGAAACTCGGCCGGGAAGCCAGGGATAGGCCGTCCGGTGTTGGGTCGCGGAGGAAATTGTGGGTCTGGCGGATTGTCGCCCTTGTCCTTCTCCGGGTCGCAGCCGACGTTCCCGCAGAAGTTTGCCGCTTCGTTCATATCGTTCCATAGCCCATCGATGTCCATGCCCGTCTCTGGGTCAAACCAGCGCAAGATCTCGTCGGTCCACCAGGCTTGCGTGTTCGGCGCAGTCCAGTCCGGCCAGACCACGACTCCGGGCCACTGTATTCCCAGGTAATGGCTtccgtcgtcggccttgagGAAGACGTCTTGAGCTGTGCCACGCGTGTACGGGGCGTAATTGGCCTCGCGCGACACGGCCGAGTCCAGCATTGTGATAAACTTTTGGCCGCGGCCGTGCAGGGTGTCGATAAGCTGGCGCATTCTGTCCATGGGGAATCGGGCCTCATCAAGGGTAAAGTCCTTGCGGCCGTCCATGGAATCGATATCGGACCACAGAACGTCAAGCGGGATCTGAGCGGCTGATGAGTTGGCAACCACCTCCGCCAGCATGTAGACGTCCCAATAGCCGTATTTGCACTGGTGGATACCGAGCGCCCAGTAAGGTGGCATATCGGCAAGCCCGATGGTCTCGGCATACTGCCTGCTCGCCTCAGCTGGGCCTGGGCCGGCCAGGAGGTACAAGTCCAGGACGCCACCCAAGAGATTGTACTCGAGGTACTGGCCGTCGGCTTCGGTGCGGTGTATTTTGACGTCCATGCCGCCCGAATTGCGCAGGTAGACAGCGTGCGTGCCGGAGCCGGGCCGGTGGTCAAAGTAAGTCGGGTGACTGCTGTACATGTTTGCCATGGGCGGGTTGAAGGCCATGTCGGCGTTCCATAGCGTGCGGTGGTAGTCCTGGGTCGGCAGGCGGAAGCTGTCGGTATGCTCCCCGAGGCCGTACAGATTCGGATCAGAAGGAAGTCCGGTACGGAGGCGAATGTACTGGTCCTCAAAGATGAGTTGCTCGCGGGAGGTGTTGAAAAGAACCTCGCCATTACCGGTGCGGGTAACCGCGAAGGAAAATGGG
The Pyricularia oryzae 70-15 chromosome 1, whole genome shotgun sequence DNA segment above includes these coding regions:
- a CDS encoding alpha-glucosidase: MANPNFKLQEKRQHQNALLENQPPVKSRPARKRGLTTGLLGLVLGTATIWLFFDAQLRTLIAQWCQPRIGFPNPAAALAGCPGYVASNVEETSSSLTADLKLAGEACNVYGRDLAELKLLVEYQTDKRLHVKIYDAKQQAYQIPESIIPSPQHQKTPSSQSEVTFHLTDSPFSFAVTRTGNGEVLFNTSREQLIFEDQYIRLRTGLPSDPNLYGLGEHTDSFRLPTQDYHRTLWNADMAFNPPMANMYSSHPTYFDHRPGSGTHAVYLRNSGGMDVKIHRTEADGQYLEYNLLGGVLDLYLLAGPGPAEASRQYAETIGLADMPPYWALGIHQCKYGYWDVYMLAEVVANSSAAQIPLDVLWSDIDSMDGRKDFTLDEARFPMDRMRQLIDTLHGRGQKFITMLDSAVSREANYAPYTRGTAQDVFLKADDGSHYLGIQWPGVVVWPDWTAPNTQAWWTDEILRWFDPETGMDIDGLWNDMNEAANFCGNVGCDPEKDKGDNPPDPQFPPRPNTGRPIPGFPAEFQPDYNGSSRSIKIESITRVDSMHADNSIPELRRRDNVVAEMKGLPDRDLFYPKYKIQNRRGDISDGTLYTNISNYDGSSQYDTHNFYGGTMALTTRKALATRNPTRRPFVLTRSAFAGAGHQVAHWFGDNVSTWRDLRISILHMLAAAALQNMPVVGSDVCGFNGEAEERMCQRWTLAAAFQPFFRNHADLGSPHQEFYLWESVAATARKAIRARYRLLDLLYTGVRSQTASGEPVVRPIFYVYPDDSDAVAVETQWFLGPGAEVLISPVVEEGATRLDFYLPDDIFYDFWTLKKERGRGRVVAKENVGWDEIPVHIRGGRILPLREHGTANTTAELRKENFVIVVAPGLDGTAAGSLYLDDGDSVDPRDEVTEVAFSWDGTRFAASGKWGFDTELVVEEVLVLGQKKGSGLPGMIYDDEVGVVRVKGPWSLKGDFGFSF